The proteins below come from a single Phocoena sinus isolate mPhoSin1 chromosome 2, mPhoSin1.pri, whole genome shotgun sequence genomic window:
- the SENP8 gene encoding sentrin-specific protease 8, with protein MDPVVLSYMDSLLRQSDVSLLDPPSWLNDHIIGFAFEYFANSQFHDCSDHVCFISPEVTQFIKCTGNPAEIAMFLEPLDLPHKRVVFLAINDNSNQAAGGTHWSLLVYLQDKNSFFHYDSHSRSNSVHAKQVAEKLEAFLGRKGDKLAFVEEKAPAQQNSYDCGMYVICNTEALCQNYFRQQPESLLQLLTPTYITKKRGEWKDLIATLAKN; from the coding sequence ATGGACCCAGTAGTCTTGAGTTACATGGACAGTCTACTGCGGCAATCAGATGTCTCACTATTGGATCCTCCAAGCTGGCTCAATGACCATATTATTGGGTTTGCCTTTGAGTACTTTGCCAACAGTCAGTTTCATGACTGTTCTGACCATGTCTGCTTCATCAGCCCTGAAGTCACCCAGTTCATCAAGTGCACTGGCAACCCAGCAGAGATCGCCATGTTCCTTGAACCCTTGGACCTCCCTCACAAGAGAGTTGTATTTTTAGCCATCAATGATAATTCCAACCAGGCAGCTGGGGGAACCCATTGGAGTTTGTTGGTTTATCTCCAAGATAAAAATAGCTTTTTTCATTATGATTCTCATAGTAGGAGCAACTCAGTCCATGCAAAGCAGGTAGCAGAGAAACTAGAGGCTTTCTTAGGCAGAAAAGGAGACAAATTGGCCTTTGTGGAAGAGAAAGCCCCTGCTCAACAAAACAGCTATGACTGTGGGATGTACGTGATATGTAACACTGAGGCCTTGTGTCAGAACTACTTCAGGCAACAGCCAGAATCACTATTGCAGCTACTCACTCCTACGTACATCACAAAGAAGAGAGGAGAATGGAAAGATCTCATTGCCACACTTGCTAAAAATTAG